Proteins from a single region of Bos javanicus breed banteng chromosome 25, ARS-OSU_banteng_1.0, whole genome shotgun sequence:
- the PSPH gene encoding phosphoserine phosphatase, whose protein sequence is MVSHSELRNLFCSADAVCFDVDSTVIQEEGIDELAKFCGVEDAVSEMTRQAMGGAVPFKAALTQRLALIQPSREQVQRLLAEHPPHLTPGIRELVSRLQERNVQVFLISGGFRSIVEHVASKLNIPSTNVFANRLKFYFNGEYAGFDETQPTAESGGKGKVIKLLKEKFHFKKIVMVGDGATDMEACPPADAFIGFGGNVIRQQVKDNAEWYITDFVELLGALEE, encoded by the exons ATGGTCTCCCATTCAGAGTTGAGGAATCTTTTCTGTTCAGCTGATGCAGTGTGCTTTGATGTCGATAGCACCGTCATCCAAGAAGAAGGAATTGATGAGCTGGCCAAATTCTGTGGAGTTGAGGATGCCGTGTCAGAAAT GACACGGCAAGCCATGGGCGGAGCAGTGCCTTTCAAGGCTGCCCTCACACAGCGCTTAGCTCTGATCCAGCCCTCCAGGGAACAGGTGCAGAGGCTCCTAGCAGAGCACCCCCCGCACCTGACCCCCGGCATAAG ggagCTAGTAAGTCGCCTACAAGAACGAAATGTTCAGGTTTTCCTGATATCTGGTGGCTTTAGGAGCATTGTGGAGCATGTTGcttcaaagctcaacattccatcAACCAATGTATTTGCCAATAGGCTGAAGTTCTACTTTAATG GTGAATATGCAGGTTTTGATGAGACGCAGCCAACAGCTGAATCTGGTGGAAAAGGAAAAGTTATTAAATTGTTAAAGGAAAAATTTCACTTTAAGAAGATCGTCATGGTTGGAGATGGAGCCACAGACATGGAAGCCTGTCCTCCTGCT gATGCTTTCATTGGATTCGGAGGAAATGTGATCAGGCAGCAAGTAAAGGATAATGCGGAATGGTACATCACTGATTTTGTAGAGCTGCTGGGAGCACTGGAAGAATAA